A DNA window from Naumovozyma dairenensis CBS 421 chromosome 7, complete genome contains the following coding sequences:
- the RPL25 gene encoding 60S ribosomal uL23 domain-containing protein (similar to Saccharomyces cerevisiae RPL25 (YOL127W); ancestral locus Anc_3.43): MKKVEDGNTLVFQVSMKSNKYQIKKAVKELYEVDVLSVNTLVRPNGTKKAYVRLTADYDALDIANRIGYI, encoded by the coding sequence ATGAAGAAAGTTGAAGATGGTAACACTTTAGTTTTCCAAGTTTCCATGAAATCTAACAAGTATCAAATCAAGAAGGCTGTTAAGGAATTATATGAAGTTGATGTCTTATCTGTTAACACTTTAGTTAGACCAAATGGTACTAAGAAGGCTTACGTTAGATTGACAGCTGATTACGATGCTTTAGACATTGCTAACAGAATCGGTTacatttaa
- the TRM13 gene encoding tRNA:m4X modification enzyme (similar to Saccharomyces cerevisiae TRM13 (YOL125W); ancestral locus Anc_3.46), with amino-acid sequence MEKKRRRCGMTRRNGEQYCTEHLNIWKKKQGNAVHNNNNNNNESKVHDNEKNNDQRIPCPLDPNHTVKKSQLEKHLKKCNKTKLKHSNDGKPYYSIDINGDHHPHKEQSKLEITETSRNKWIMETISILEEISKSNLFDEMPLIEKSNKFMEENRFKLLTNKKHAIQQSSLIQHMIDKKMFRNNPNFIEFGSGRAEFSRYVNQVVLCENNNDIDSTDVEPQTSNFIFIDRASNRMKFDKKILDDYVEWISNKNKKSGEKMNVPDIKRVKIDIRDLKLDPLLSFPNNNNYVAISKHLCGVATDLTLKCIQNSDILTGKDLSSPSNFDGICIAMCCRHVCNSNDYVNPVFVNSLLEKYGHDETFTYDQFFYSLQKMCSWATCGRRDDMNDHDVVRITDDKSITLKEREQFGLLARRIIDEGRKNWVKKNLNNANDFTVELVKYVHSDVSLENIVLLVSKK; translated from the coding sequence atggaaaagaaaagaagaagatgtgGAATGACAAGAAGGAATGGTGAACAATACTGTACAGaacatttaaatatatggaaaaaaaaacaaggTAATGCCgttcataataataacaataataataatgagagCAAAGTGCATGAcaatgaaaagaataatgatCAAAGAATCCCATGCCCATTAGATCCAAACCATACTGTGAAAAAATCTCAATTAGAaaaacatttgaaaaaatgtaataaaACCAAATTAAAACATTCAAATGATGGAAAAccatattattcaattgatatCAACGGTgatcatcatcctcataAAGAGCAATCAAAATTAGAAATTACTGAAACatcaagaaataaatgGATAATGgaaacaatttcaatattagaAGAAATCTCAAAATCCAATCTCTTTGATGAAATGCCActaattgaaaaatcaaataaattcatggaagaaaataggtttaaattattaaccAATAAAAAACATGCCATTCAAcaatcttctttaattcaACATATGatagataaaaaaatgttcagaaataatccaaattttattgaatttggtTCAGGTAGAGCTGAATTCTCAAGATACGTTAACCAAGTGGTATTATGTGAAAATAACaatgatattgattcaACAGATGTAGAGCCTCAAACatctaatttcatcttcataGATAGAGCATCAAATAGAAtgaaatttgataaaaagATATTAGATGACTATGTAGAATGGATttctaataaaaataagaagTCGGGGGAAAAAATGAATGTTCCCGATATTAAAAGAGTTAAAATAGATATACGTGATTTGAAACTTGATCCATTATTAAGTTTCccaaataacaataactaTGTGGCCATTTCAAAACATCTTTGTGGTGTTGCCACAGACTTGACATTAAAATGTATTCAAAATAGTGATATTTTGACTGGTAAGGATTTGTCTTCACCATCTAATTTTGATGGCATTTGTATTGCAATGTGTTGTAGGCACGTTTGTAATTCAAACGATTATGTAAATCCCGTTTTCGTTAATAGTCTCttggaaaaatatggaCATGATGAAACGTTTACATATGATCAGTTTTTCTAttctttacaaaaaatgtGTTCCTGGGCTACTTGTGGTAGAAGAGATGATATGAATGATCATGATGTAGTGAGAATTACTGACGATAAATCAATAACTTTAAAAGAAAGGGAACAATTTGGATTGCTAGCTAGAAGAATAATTGATGAAGGAAGGAAAAATTGggtaaagaaaaatttgaataatgcCAATGATTTTACTGTAGAATTAGTGAAATATGTTCACAGTGATGTTTCTCTTGAGAATATTGTCTTACTTGTATCGAAGAAATGA
- the MDH2 gene encoding malate dehydrogenase MDH2 (similar to Saccharomyces cerevisiae MDH2 (YOL126C); ancestral locus Anc_3.45) — translation MPHPINPALQPNTLKISILGAAGGIGQSLSLLLKTQLHFPLKTNSTQRDKNHIHLALYDVNEDAINGVVADLSHIDTPVSISNHSPATGIKDCLMNSSLVIIPAGMPRKPGMNREDLFNINAKIMSNLTDDIAKYCDLSKVFVLIISNPVNSLVPVMVNRLWHKHQDVSKNTHIERRIMGVTKLDIVRAKTFLHEVTIDADITPRSNDMPDVPVIGGHSGETIMPLFSQSRSYKSLDKDQLAYLIHRVQYGGDEVVKAKNGLGSATLSMAHAGFKVVNKFVSLLLGNVSEIHGICYVSLLDSEGHPTAMGMEKLLPLIDNCAFFSIPMTITKKGVTSVDYDIVDRMDDHERNEMLPLCLPKLKKSVETGSKFAIEN, via the coding sequence atgcCTCACCCAATAAATCCAGCTTTACAACCAAATACTCTAAAGATCTCCATCTTGGGTGCCGCAGGTGGTATCGGCCAGtcattatcgttattaCTGAAAACTCAATTACATTTCCCATTGAAGACAAATTCAACTCAAAGAGATAAAAATCATATCCATTTAGCATTATACGATGTCAATGAAGATGCCATTAATGGTGTCGTCGCTGATTTGTCTCATATTGACACCCCTGTGTCCATTTCCAATCATTCTCCTGCTACAGGTATCAAAGATtgtttaatgaattcatcTTTAGTCATCATTCCTGCTGGGATGCCAAGAAAACCAGGTATGAATCGTGAagatcttttcaatattaacGCTAAAATCATGTCCAATTTGACTGATGATATCGCTAAATATTGTGATCTTTCTAAAGTGTTTGTATTGATCATCTCAAACCCTGTTAATTCATTAGTGCCAGTTATGGTCAATAGATTATGGCATAAACATCAAGATGTCTCAAAGAATACTCAcattgaaagaagaatcaTGGGTGTCACTAAATTAGATATCGTTAGAGCAAAGACTTTCTTACATGAAGTTACCATCGATGCTGATATTACTCCAAGATCGAATGATATGCCTGATGTACCAGTTATCGGTGGTCATTCTGGTGAAACTATTATGCCATTGTTCTCTCAATCAAGATCCTATAAATCCTTAGATAAGGATCAATTGGCATATTTGATTCATCGTGTACAATATGGTGGTGACGAAGTCGTTAAGGCCAAGAATGGTCTAGGTAGTGCCACTTTATCAATGGCTCATGCAGGTTTTAAAGTcgttaataaatttgtCTCCTTATTGTTAGGTAACGTATCTGAAATCCATGGGATTTGTTACGTCTCTTTATTAGATTCTGAAGGTCATCCAACTGCAATGGGtatggaaaaattattacctttaattgataattgtGCCTTCTTCTCTATCCCAATGACAATCACCAAGAAAGGTGTTACTTCTGTAGATTATGATATCGTTGATAGAATGGATGATCATGAACGTAATGAAATGTTACCTTTATGTTTAccaaaattaaagaaaagtgTAGAAACTGGTTCCAAATTCGCTATTGAGAACTaa
- the TRM11 gene encoding tRNA (guanine-N2-)-methyltransferase (similar to Saccharomyces cerevisiae TRM11 (YOL124C); ancestral locus Anc_3.48) yields the protein MASSIGSRNGTKKKYLVFMVQVHTNFRRAELESLADLYNIKDINFDKYDDNSPFFFVELDNDQQAKDWIKRSILTRAIYEYWGEGKTYDGLHESIQSQSFFPEYKKLYENDSFKFEFDTYRGNSKSNRIKQIETFSYLEFKGKIDMKNPNQIFTVIEEYKPISENIPAKEPINLIFGRLIQKGDRLAMEKYDLKKRPYKGTTSFEAELSLVSANIAQVKPGTIMYDPFAGTGSFLTAGGHYGALVIGSDIDGRMIRGKGASQNIGANFKYYEESSRFLDVLTMDFTHNSLRSNLCIDTILCDPPYGIRESIKVLGARDPERFVGKENVEIDGKKAFLHRDYIPTKKPYALDALLDDILQYSAERLPIGGRLAFWMPTANDENIETIVPLHSCLELKYNCTQEFNKWSRRLLVYINRGPGFDGPTNSGIKRSTTAFRDRYFSHFS from the coding sequence ATGGCATCATCAATCGGCTCAAGAAATGGTACGAAAAAGAAGTATTTAGTATTTATGGTGCAAGTCCATACAAATTTTAGGAGAGCAGAATTAGAATCTTTAGCGGATCTATACAACATAAAAGACattaattttgataagtatgatgataatagtcctttcttttttgttgaattagaCAATGATCAGCAGGCAAAAGATTGGATTAAAAGATCTATCCTAACAAGAGCCATTTATGAATACTGGGGCGAAGGTAAAACTTATGATGGATTACATGAGTCAATCCAATCGCAATCGTTTTTCCcagaatataaaaaattgtaCGAAAATGATTcctttaaatttgaatttgatacTTACAGAGGAAATAGTAAAAGTAATAGAAtaaaacaaattgaaacattttCATACTTGGAATTTAAGGGTAAGATTGATATGAAGAATccaaatcaaatttttactgtcattgaagaatataaacCAATCTCAGAGAATATTCCAGCAAAGGAACCAATTAATCTAATTTTCGGTAGATTGATACAGAAGGGGGATCGTTTAGCCatggaaaaatatgatttaaagaaaagacCTTATAAGGGAACAACAAGTTTTGAAGCTGAATTATCTTTAGTAAGTGCCAATATTGCTCAAGTCAAACCAGGCACTATTATGTATGACCCCTTTGCTGGTACTGGCTCTTTTTTGACTGCAGGTGGTCATTATGGAGCATTGGTTATCGGATCAGATATTGATGGAAGAATGATCAGAGGTAAAGGTGCATCACAAAATATAGGAGctaattttaaatattatGAGGAAAGTTCGAGATTTTTGGATGTCTTAACTATGGATTTTACACATAATTCTTTGAGATCTAATTTATGTATCGATACAATATTATGTGATCCTCCTTATGGAATTAGAGAAAGTATCAAAGTATTAGGTGCTCGAGACCCGGAAAGATTTGTAGGGAAAGAAAATGTAGAAATCGACGGTAAGAAAGCATTTTTACATCGTGACTATATTCCAACCAAGAAACCGTATGCTTTGGATGCTCTGTTGGATGACATTTTACAGTATTCTGCGGAAAGGTTGCCTATTGGTGGTAGATTGGCCTTTTGGATGCCAACAGCTAACGAcgaaaatattgaaacaattgTGCCGTTACATTCTTGCCTTGAATTGAAGTACAATTGTACCCAAGAATTCAACAAATGGTCTAGAAGACTATtagtatatattaataGAGGTCCAGGATTTGATGGGCCTACGAATAGCGGTATCAAGCGGTCGACAACAGCATTTAGAGACCGTTATTTCAGTCATTTTAGTTAA